In Actinoplanes lobatus, the DNA window CACCGAAAAGGTTGCTCTCTTAAGGAAGAAATAAGGATCGGCGGGTGGGTGACGCGGGCCACCCACTGAACCATTTCCGGCCCGGAGGCGAACTAAGTAGTGCAGGCGAGTCGATGACAGGCAGCGAAGGGGGATCGTCATGCGTCACCGGATCACCGCGCTCACCGGCGCGGTCATCGCCGGCGCCGTAGTGAATACCGTGGTGTGGGCGGCGCCGGCCGCGGCCGACGTGGAGGGGTTCAACGTCCGGGTCACCGCGCCGGACCGGTTCACCGCCGGGCGCAACGCCCAGGTCGTGACCGCCGTCGTCACCTCGGAGAACCGGCAGTGCCGCAAGGTCCGGTGGGCCCTGCTCGTGCACTCGCGGATCGACCCGGGCCAGTTGCAGGTCACCCGGTTCGAGGACAACGGGCCGTTCGCCACCACCGACCAGACCGAAGGCGTCACCACGACGATCGTCGACAACGACCTCGACCCGGGCGAGGCGTGCCGGGGCCGGACGGTGACCGGCCGCTGGCAGGTCGGGTTCGCCGGGCCGGAGGGCGGCGACGTGCGGTTCGAGGTGCGCGCCTTCGACGCCGAGAACACCCTGCTGACCGCCGGCGGCGCGGCGGCCCGGGTGCGCGGCGAGGTGGAGGCGGAGGCGTCCCCGTCGGCCACGCCGGAGGAATCCGCCGCGCCGGAGGAGTCCGAGGAGGCGGCACCGGAGGAGACCCGCGAGCCCACCCGGGCCGTAGCCGACCCGGACGAGACCGAGACCGCGCTGGTCGCCGACGACACCACCCTGCTCGGGCCGGGCCTGATCGTCGGCGGCGTCTGCGTCTTCCTGGGCGTGCTCCTGCTGGTCCGGCTGCGGGCGCGGGCACGGCAGGCCCGGCAGGACGCGCAGTCGACACCCACCGGTTTCTACAGAATGCCCGGATAATCCAGATAGGAACACTTCCTCCGGGTGATTTCCCGGCGCAACGAGCCTCCCCGGCCCCACGGCCCACTACCGTGAGGACCCAGCGTCACCGTCCATAGGGGAGGACTCCGTGGCCCAGATCCCGCCCGCCCGTCCGCGCCCACCGGCCGACCAGCAGCCGCCCGCCACCGAGCGTGCGCCCGTCGATCAGCAGCCGCTGAGCGACCCCCAGCCACCCGCCGCCCTACAAACGCCCGCCACCCACCAGACGCTGGACGGCCCCCAGCCGGCCGCCACCCACCAGACGCTGGACGGCTCCCAGCCGGCCGCCGCCCGGCAGGCGCCTGCCGGGGCCGGCCGGTCGTCCGGTGAGCAGCCGCCCGAACGGGGGCGTTCCGCCGGGCGGCGGGTCAAGGTCGCCGCCGCGTTCGGGGCTCTCGCGCTCGTCGCGGTCGCCGTGCCGGCCGGCGTCTCGTTCGCCGGGACCGACCGGGCGCCGGCCGAGTCCAAGCCGCCCACCACGCAGGCCGAGAACTTCCATGGGGTCGACCCGCGGGTGCCGGCGGAACTGACCCCGCCCGCCGGGAACGTGCTGCACTCGGTGCTCAAGGCCCGGGGCGTGCAGATCTACGAGTGCCGCGGCGGCACGTGGACCCTGCTGGAGCCGGCCGCCTCACTCACCGGCGTCACCATGCACCCGGTGAAGAAGCTGTCCGCCCTGCACTTCCGCGGCCCGAGCTGGCAATCCGACCAGGACGGGTCGCTCCTGGAGGGCGACGGCCCGAACGCCAAGCGCGCCCCCTCCGAGCACCCGAACAGCATTCCGCAACTGCTGATCCCGGCGAAACTGAACCGTGGCGACGGCGTCTTCGGCAAGGTCACCTACGTCCAGCGGCTGGACACCGTCGGCGGTGTCGCCCCGGCCGGCCCGTGCACCGGCTCCGGCGCCACGGCCGTCCCGTACCGCGCGGTCTACCGCTTCTTCGCGGCCAAGCCCTGACCCCGCCACCCGCGGCCGCTTCGGCAATGGCTCCCCAAGCCGGCGGCACGAAACCGGCCGACTCCAGAGGCTGTTTCAGCAGTACCGGGACAGCCCCGGGAGCCGGCCGGACCACCGATCTGCGCCCGGCGGGCGCGGCACAGGCGTGACCCGGCAGTGAGCTCGCGGGGAGCTCCGGGAACGGGGTGTTGCGGTTGTGGGCGGCCTACCGCCGTACAAGAAGAGGGTTCTGGGTTTAGGCCGGCTGGGTCTCGGAGCGGTCGGATGGTCGGGCGGCCAGGTGGGTGCGGGCCGCCTGCACCAGGGCCTCCGGGTCGTCGGCGTGGAAGCGGACCGTGGTCGCCGGCCGGCCCTTGGCCTTGCGGACCGGGAGCACCATCGGGCCGGTCAAGCGCACGTCGATGCTGGTCTGGCTGGCCATGCCGAGGGAGAGGACGCCGTCCTCCAGCTGGATCTGGCCGCCCGGCGGCATCGAACGGCGGCGCACCTCGAGGGACTCGACATGCTCCCAGGCGATCGGGACGTCCAGGGTGATGCTGTTGCGGATGCGCAGCCCGGATGGGCCGACCAGGTGGGGATGGACCACCATGGTGGCGGCCAGCCCGATCATCCAGAACAGGCCGTAGACGCCCGCGGCCAGCGCCGTCACCCGGACCGGCTCCCACGGGATCATCAGGTCCAGGATCGGGATCTCCACGGCCGAGACGACGATGAACGCGCCCAGGATCAACTTGACCGCGCCCACGTAACCGAATCGCTCGACCCCCGGCCCGACCGGGACCGGCCGCCGGAGGATCCAGCGGAACAGCGCCGCCCACAGCCGCAGCTCGTAGACGACCACGAACCGCGCGAGTCCCCACACTTTCGTCACCGGGCCACCGTAGTTCGCGATGCACTCGTATTGCAATGGCCGAACGGACATCCCACGACGAGGACGACCGGCCGGCGCCACGCGGGCGCCGGCCGGTCGCCGGTTCGGTCAGCTGATCAGAGCGCCGGGTAGGCGTTCGCCATGAGCTGGGTGAACTGCGCCGGGAACCAGGCTCCGGAGATCGGAGCGCCGGACAGGGAGCCGGTCATGCTGTTGCCGTTACGGGCGTTGCCGGTGTAGGTCGGGTCACACATCCGGTCGAAGCCCTTGCCCTCGTCGTTCTCGATGAGGGTGCTGGAGCCGTCCGACTCACCCGGCGGCTTCACCCAGACGTAGGCGTCGATACCGGAGGCCGGAGCCGCGGTGGGACGCTCGCCGAGACCGGCGCCGGACTGGTTGCACCAGTTGCCGGCGTGGATCCGGCGGTCGATGCGGGACTCGTTGACGTAGGTGTCGACGACCGTCGAGGTGCTCGCCGCGGTGGGCCGGGCCGAGCCGCCCCAGCCGTTGCGGGAGGTGTCGATCAGCATGCCGATGCCCGAGTCGAAGCCGATCGAGACCAGCTTGGTGCGGAACGCCTGGGCGAAGGTCAGCTCGTCGGTGTACTGGTTCCAGTCCACCCACTTCGACTGCCGGACGCTCGTGCCGCCGACCGTGGTGGTCGGCTGGACCCACGGCTCACGCAGAGCCGAGTAGTTGGCGGTGTTGGTGATGAAGCCGTGCACGTTCTTCACGTTGCCGGACGCCTGGGCGGCCTGCAGCATGATGTCGGCGGTCGGGCCGAAGTTCGAGTCCCAGCCGATCCAGCCGTGGTGGGCGGCGTCCACGTAGTTGTAGGTGTTGCCGAGCCCGCCGAGCTTCTGCAGGGCATAGCCGATGCCCTGCACGTACCCGCCGTTGGCCTTCATCGTGTCGCACATCGCCGTGCCGCCGGCCTGGCCGGAGGTGTTGGTGACGAGGTTCGGCAGCGAGTCGATCTCGACGACGTTGATGATCCGCAGGCTCTTGTACTTCGCGTCGCCCTGGATCGCGGCGATCGGGTCGATGTACTCGGCCTTGTACCGCGGCAGGTCGGTCGGGCCCAGCTCACCGTTGGAGGCGAGGGCCGCGCAGTCCCGGCCGGGCAGGTTGTAGATGACGAACTGGATGTAGCCGGCGCCCTGCGTGAGGGCCGCGTCCAGGTGGTCACGTACGCCCATGGCGCCGTTGGAGCTGCTGCCGGAGGTGCCGTTGATGGCGGCGATCCGGTCGATCCAGACGGCGGTCGGGTTGTTGGAGACCCGGCTGCCGCCGGACACCGACTCGGCCTTCGCCTTCCACTCCGGGTTCACGTAGCCCTTGGCCCCGGCGTACGGGTTGTCGACCTTGGTGGTCGGCGACGTCGAGGTCGACGGGGACACCGAGGTCGACGGCGAGGTCGAGGTCGACGGGGACGTCGAGGTGGACGGCGAGGTGGACGGGCTGCCGGTCGAGCCGTTGCAGACCGTGCCGTTCAGCGAGAAGGACGCGGGCGCCGTGTTCGTGCCCGACCAGGTGCCGTTGAAGCCGAAGTTCGCGGTGCCGTTGGTGGGCAGCGAGGTCGCCCACGACGGGTTGGTCGCCGTGACGGCCTGCCCGGACTGGGTGACCGTCGCGCTCCAGGCCTGGGTGATCGTCTGGTTGCCGGGCCAGGTCCACTTCAGGTTCCAGCCGCCGCTGATCGGGTCGCCGAGGTTGGTGACCGTGACGTTGCCGGTGAATCCTGTGTTCCACTGGTTGACCGAATAATCGACGCGACAGCCGGCCGCGGCGCTGGCGCTGGTCGCCACGGCGACGGCGCCGGAAGCGGCGACGACGCCCACGGCGGCGGCCGCCGTGAAGGCCCTGGCACGGGTGGGGATGGGTCTCATGAGGACTCCTCGAGACGGGGACGGCGCGGGAGGCGCCGGGGAACGGTCGGCCAACACATCGGTGGGGATCGCTGGCCGATGTCGACAGCATTCCATGGGAGCGCTCCCAGCGCAATCACTCCGAAACAGTCGGGCAACGCCGATTTCATGGCGCAACAGGATCCCTGCTCGCGGGCATAGTCAGGTGTGACGATCCAGCGCGAGACCCTCTGGCAGAGCGGCGACTCCGACGAGTTCGAGGCCGTGTTCGACCGCTGTTCCCGGGCGGTCTACAACCACGCCTTCCGGCTCACCGGCTCATGGTCGGTCGCGGAGGACGTGACCCAGGCGGTCTTCCTGACCGCCTGGCGGCGCCGGGCCGAGATCCGGCTGGTCGACGGGTCACCGCTGCCGTGGCTGCTCGTCACGGCGAGTCACCACGCCCGCTCCGAGCAGCGCACCCTCACCCGGTGGCGCAACCGCCTGTTCCGGGCGCCGGCCGACGAGATCCTCCCCGATCCGGCCGACGACGTGGCCGGGCGCCTCGACGACGAGCGCCGGATGCGGGAGGTGCTCGCCGCCGTGCGCCGGCTGCCCCGGGCCGAGCGGGAGGCGGTCGCGCTCTGCCTCTGGTCCGGGGTGTCGTATGCCGAGGCGGCGGCCGTTCTGGGAGTCACCGAGTCGACCGTCCGGAGCCGGGTGAGCCGGGCCCGCGCCCGGCTGTCGCGCCAGCTGGCCACCGATCCCGACCCACCCCCGCCGATCGTCCGCCCGCCATCGGTGGGCGCCGCCGTCCCGGTGCGCCCGAACGACCCGGGGCCGCCGGGGACGACGGCATCACTCGCAGCAGGAAGATCACCCAAAGTGACCGCCGCCACCGCTCACCTCCAGGAGGAGTCATGATCACGAAGCTGGACCCACCCGCTGAGCGTGACCTGCCGGCCGCCGGGGCGGCCCGGATGCGGGTCCGTCTACGGTTCGAGATGCACGGGCCGGCGCTCGCCCGGCGCGGGCGGGCCGGCCGGCTGGCCCTGGCCGGGGTGGCCACGCTGGCCGCCGCCGCGGCGGTCGCGACCCCGTTGGTCCGCGACGGGGACCCGCCCACCACGATCGCGATGGGCCCGGGCGAGCTGACCTCCTCGCTGACCGCCACCGCGAAGGCGTGCCTCCACGGCTACCCCGACGGTCCCATGTTCGAGCGGGGGCCCCGGTTCCCCGTCACGGTCGGGGACCTGAGCGTCGCCGTTCAGCACCGGGGCCGGACCGGCGCGCTGTTCCTCACCGATCAGGGTTATGTCGCCTGCAGCCGGGAGGCCGAGCCGGGCCGGGAGGACAGCGGCAGCTTCAGTATCGAGCTCTGGAACGGCACCCGGGACTGGCTTCCCGGCCCCGTCCAGGTCCTCAGCCGCAGTTCGTCGGAGGCCGAAAGCGGCTGGGTGATCGCGGCCGGCCGGATCAGTGGGCGGGTGAGCCGGCTGACCCTGGAGCACGGCACCGGGAGGACGACCGCGGCGCGACTGTCCGGTGGCACGTTCGGGCTGCTCACGAGGACCGACGACGTCCAGCCGACCGCCGAGCTGGTGGCCTACGACAAGGGTGGTCAGGAGGTGTGGCGGGAACGGTTCTTCAAGCCGCTGCTGGGAAGGGACCGGTGCTGGACGGCCCCGGACGGCCGGGTGGTCTACGAGAACCAGTGGCGCCAGGGGAAGGACACGGAGCCCGGTCGTGCCGACGGCGACAGCGGTGCGGTGGTCGACCTGCCCGAGCCGGTCAACACGCCGGAGCCGGCGCCCGAGCACCCCTGCCGGCCCGCGGAGGCGTGGACGCCCTGATCCACCGCCGGCCCGGCTCGACGGGGGCCGGGCCGCGCGTGGCCGGCGTCACGGCCGGATCCGGGTACCGGGTCGCACCCGATTTGCGACCCGGCACACGTCCTCGGCGTCTCAAGCGCGGGCTGCGGTTGCCGACCACTAGGGCCATGAGCGTGGGCAGCGAGATGCACACCGCCGGTCCCGAGGTGGAGGGGCCCAATGGGGCGGTCATGACACCGGATCGGCAGTCGCTTCTGCTGACCGAACTGGTGGGGTTCATGACCAAGGACACCCCTTCGGTGCAGCATGTCCTGGATCTGACGACGCCTCACCTGCGGGACATCGCCGGCCTGACCGCGGCCACCGTCTTCGAGCTGGACTCGGAGACCGGCATGATGACCGTGAGCGCCCGGGTCGGCGAACCCGGCCGCCGTGACCAGATGGTGGCCGGCAAGGTGTTCCGCACCCCGGCCGGTGGCAAGCCGGTGGTCAACGGCGAGCAGATGGCGATCCGTCTGCGCATCGGCGGCCAGACCGTCGGCGTGCTGCTGCTGACCGGCACCGCTCTGGACGAGCTCCAGCTGGACACGATCGCGACGATGTCGCTGCACTTCGCGACCACCCTCCAGGGGCTGGCCGCGGAGAAGCAGCGGCAGTTCGTGGCGCACAGCAGCGCCACCATCCGGGAGCTGTTCGAGCACGGTATGTCGGCCGACAACGTGGAGACCGCCGCCGAGCTGCTGGCCCGCTCGTGCGCGACCGCGTTCCGCACCGAGCACGCGGCGATGCACCTGATCGACGGCGAGGGCCGGATCCGGTACGTGCACGGTGTCGGTTTCCCCGACGAGGTGCACCGGGCGCTCAGCACCAACCTGCTCGGCAAGCGGGCCGCGGAATCACCGGTCTGGTGCAACAGCGCCGAGAAGGGTGAGCCGATGCTGGTCAGTGACGCCGGCACGGCCAAGGTCCGGTCCGGCGGGCTCACCCAGACCATCGGGTTCCGCTCGTTCATCGCGATGCCTCTGCTGTCCGCGCAGGGCCCGGTCGGCATGGTGATGTGCGGTGACTCCAGCGGCACCCGGGACTGGACCGCCCAGGACCGGATCCTGGCCGAGCAGCTCGCCGTCGAGGGCACGCTGATCATGGACAGCGCCCGGATGCGGCAGGCCGCCGAGCTGCACATGAACGAACTGACCCAGCAGGCGTTCCACGACTCGCTGACCGGGCTGCCCAACCGCAAGCAGCTGCTGGACCGGGCCGAGACGGCGGTCGAGATCGCCTCCTCCACCGGCACCCGGGTCGGCCTGCTGCTGCTCGACCTGAACGGATTCAAGCAGGTCAACGACACCGTCGGGCACCACGCCGGCGACGTGCTGCTGCAACTGGTGGCGAAGCGCCTCCAGGGGGTCGTGCGGCGTCCGGACCTGGTGGCCCGCCTCGGCGGCGACGAGTTCTCGGTGCTGCTCACCGGCGACCCGGACGAGAAGGCCGCGATCGCGGTGGGCGAGCGGATCTGCGAGCGGCTCCGGGAGCCGTTCGACATCGAGGGCGAGCCGGTACGGATCGGGGCGAGCATCGGTGTGGCGCTCTTCCCGGACCACGCCACCGAGTTCGAGGCCATGATGCGCGAGGCGGACGCCTACATGTATCAGGCCAAGCGAGGCGGTGGAGGGGTACGCCTGGTCGGCTCCTGACTCGCCATGTCGGCAAACCGGCGCGCGATTCGACCCGTACTGGTAGTTTTCGTGCTGAAACAACACGAAACTACCCCACGGGGAGGATCAACGTGGGCAATACCCGTTTGCTCGCGGCCGGCGGCGCGCTGGCCGCCACGATGGCCGTCGCGGCGCCCGTCGTGACGCTGGACCGGGCGGTCGCCGTCCCGGCGCCGGCTCGCGGGCCGGCGAGCGGTATGGAGTTCTCCGCCCCGCACGGCGAGGTGGAGGCGGGCACCCCGATCGTCCTCAGCGGCCGCGCCGGATACCTGGACCGGACAACCGGCAACGGAGGGCGGGTGGACATCTTCTTCCGCAAGGGGCAGGCCACGCCGAAGGTGTACCTGGGCTCGGCCACGGCCGGCAGCTCGGGCAGGTTCCGCTTCCCGACGCGGGCCAACGCGACCGGCGAATACGTCGCCCACTACCAGCACCGGAAACTGGCGGTCACCGCGGACGCCACCGACTTCCTGGCCGTCTACACGAGCCGGGCGGTGGACCGGAGGCTCTTCTCCTGGACCGCCACCAACCTGTCCTGCCTGCCCACCTGCAAGGCCGTCGGCCCGGATCAGCAGATCAGCGCGGGCCCGGTGAAGGTGAGGCTCGAACGGAAGTGCCTACAGCCGAAGTCGGGCGGCCGGATCGGTTTCACGACCGACCAGAAGAACGCCTACCGGGCCGGCGACCTGGGCTGGCGTGACTTCCCGCAGGGTGACGGGCCGACCGAGTTCGAGCTGAAACCGGCCACCACGAAGGGTCACTTCTACCTCGAGTGGACCAGCGCCACCCCGCCGCAGGGACAGTTCTCCTCCTGCGACATCACCTTCGCCGTCTCGCAGACGAGCATGGACAAGACCTACGTCTGACGCGGCTCCCCGGAGGCGGCCCGGCCGCCTCCGGGAGGTCCTGAAAGGCGTAAAGATCTCCGAGTAGCACAAATCGCGTACCTCCCCCGGTGTGGGCGCACCTAGACTTCGGTCCCATGCTCACCATGCAGGACGCGCTCGCCCGGTTGACCACCTACTGGACGGATCAGGGCTGCCTGGTCGTCCAGCCGATGAACACCGAGGTCGGCGCCGGCACGCTCAACCCGGCCACCTTCCTGCGGGTGCTCGGGCCGGAGCCATGGCGGGTCGTCTACACCGAGCCGTCGGTGCGGCCGGACGACTCCCGTTACGGCGAGAACCCGAACCGGCTACAGACCCACACCCAGCTCCAGGTGATCCTCAAGCCCGATCCGGGCAACCCGCAGGAGCTCTACCTCGGCAGCCTGGCCGCGCTCGGCATCGACGTGACCGCCCACGACGTCCGTTTCGTCGAGGACAACTGGGCCTCCCCCGCGCTCGGCGCCTGGGGTCTCGGCTGGGAGGTCTGGCTGGACGGGCTGGAGATCACCCAGTTCACCTACTTCCAGCAGGCCGGCGGCCTGAACCTCGATCCGGTGAGTGTGGAGATCACTTACGGCATCGAGCGGATCATCATGGCGCTCCAGGACAAGACCCACTTCAAGGAGATCGAGTACTCCCCCGGGGTCAGTTACGGCGAGGTCTTCGGCCAATCCGAGTACGAGATGTCGCGCTATTACCTCGACGACGCCGACATCGAGGCGAACCGGCGACTGCTGGAGATCTACGCCGGCGAGGCGCAGCGCATGATCGACGCCGGCCTGCCCGTCCCGGCCCACTCCTACGTGCTGAAGTGCTCGCAGGCCTTCAACGTCCTGGACGCCCGGGGCGCCGTCTCCACGGCCGAGCGGGCCGCCGAATTCGGCCGGATGCGGCGGCTCGCCGGGGAGGTCGCCAGACTCTGGGTGGATCGCCGCACCGAACTGGAACTGCCGCTCGGCACCGTCGCCCCGCTCGCCCCGGCCCGGCCTGCCGCCGCCGTGCAGACCGGCGACACCGCGCGCACGCTGGTCTTCGAGATCGGCACCGAGGAACTGCCGCCCGCCGAGCTGCGCTCCGCGCGTGAGCAGGTGCAGCGGCTGCTCACCGAGGGTCTGGCGGCCACCCGGCTGGGCCACGGCGAGGTGCGGGTCTTCGGGACGCCGCGCCGGCTCATCGCCGTCGCCACAGCGGTCGCGGCCCGCGAAGAGGATCACGTGCGCACGGTGAAGGGCCCCAAGGTCCAGGCCGCCTACACCGGGGACGGCACCGCCACGAAGGCACTGGAGGGCTTCGCCCGCGGGCAGGGCGTCCCGCTCGCCGACGTCGAGACCGAGGAGGTCGGCGGCGTACCCCATGTGGTGGTCCGGAAGCACGAGGCCGGGCGCGCGGCGCCCGAGGTCCTCGCCGCCGTTCTCGCGCAGGTCGTGACCGGCCTGCGGGCCGCCAAGAACATGCGGTGGAACGATCCGAGGCTGGCCTTCAGCCGGCCGGTCCGCTGGCTGACCGCGCTCTGGGGCGACGACGTCGTGCCGGTGGCCGTCTCCACGCTGGCCGCCGGACGCCGGACGCGGCTGCTGCGCACCGCCGTGCCGCCGGAGACCGAGATCGCCTCGGCCGAGACCTTCCTGGAGACGCTCGGCGTCAACGGCATCGTCGCCGACCACGAGGACCGCCGGGAGCTGATCGTCATCGGCGCCCAGGACCTCGTCTATCCGGACGGGCGGATCGACGTCACGGGCGAGGCCGCGCTGATCGACCAGATCACCGACCTGGTGGAGCAGCCGCTGCCGCTGCTCGGCACCTTCGACGAGGGCTACCTGTCGTTGCCGGACGCGGTGCTGACCACGGTCATGCGCAAGCACCAGCGTTACCTCCCGGTGCGCGACGCCGACGGGAAGCTGCTGCCGATGTTCGTCACCGTGGCGAACGGGCCGGTCGACGTGGAACTCGTCCGCGCCGGGAACGAGGCGGTGCTGCGCGCCCGTTACGAGGACGCGGCCTTCTTCTACCGCGCCGACCAGGCGACGCCGATCGCCGAGATGAAGTCGCACCTGAACCGCCTCACCTTCACCGACAAGCTCGGCTCGATGGCCGACCGGGCCGGCCGGATCGCCGCCCTCGCCCTCTCTGTCGCCGACCGCCTCGAAACCGGTTCACCGGTCCTGCGGAGGGCCGCCGAACTGGTCAAGTTCGACCTCGGCTCGCAGCTGGTCACCGAGATGACCAGCCTGGCCGGGGTGATGGCACGCGACTACGCGCTGCACGCCGGTGAGGACCGGGCCGTGGCGCAGGCGGTGTACGAGGCCGAACTGCCCCGCAACACCGGTGACGAGCTGCCGCGCACGCTGCCGGGCGCGCTGCTGTCGCTGGCCGACCGGCTGGACCTGGTCGCCGGGCTGGCCGCCACCGTGGGCCTGCCGACCGGGTCGAGCGACCCGTTCGCGGTCCGCCGGGCGTTCCTCGGCCTGATCGCGGTGCACCGGGCGACGCCGCGGCTGTCCGGGTTCGACCTCATCGAGGGTCTGGCGCTGGCGGCGGCCGCACAGCCGGTGCCGGTGGCGGACACCGTCCTGGAGGCGTGCGCCGAGTTCCTGACCCGGCGGCTGGAGCAGGTGTTCACCGAGGAGGGGCAGCCGGTCGACCGGGTACGCGCGGTCCTGCCGCACGCCGCCCGGCCGGCGGTCGCCGCCGCCCTGCTGGGACAGCTGCGCGACGCGGTCGGCGATCCGGGCTTCCGGGCCGTCGCCGAGGCGGTGCAGCGGGCGCGCCGGATCGTGCCCGCCGGGACTCCGGCCGGCTACGACGCGGGGCTGCTCAAGGAACCCGCCGAGATCGCGCTGCACGAGGCGGTGACGGCGGTCGCCGTACCGGCCTCGCCGGACGTCACCGCGTTCGTGGCGGCCACCCGGCCGCTCGTGGAACCGGTCGGCCGCTTCTTCGACGAGGTGTTCGTGATGGCCGACGACCTGGCGCTGCGGGCCGCCCGGCTGGGTCTGCTGGCCCGGGTACGGGATCTCGGCGACGGGTTGCTCGACTGGTCCCATCTGCGGTTCTGAGAAATGTCGTAGCCCGGCTCTAGGGTGTGCCGCATGCCGCTCACCTGGGCCGGGCTCGCCCGCCCGTTCAGCCACATCGACAGCGCCGCTCTGACCGCCCTCCTGCTCGGCGCCACCGAGCGGGAGCGGCTGGCGTTCGCCGCCGAGATCGAGCGACGGATCCGGGCCGACGGCGAGGGCCCATGGGAACGGTCGACGAGCCCGGCCGGGCTGTTCGGGCTGACCGTGATCGCCTGCATGCCGACGGCGGCCCGGGCGGCGGCCCTGCTCACCCGCCGGAGCATGCGCGACTGGGGCCGGATCCGGGTCGACCTGTTCCTGGAGATCGCCCGGGCCCGGGAGCTGCCATGGATCGGTGATCTCGGCGTCCGGCTGTGCGGGCGGCTGCCGGCCCGCAATCCGGCGCCGCGGGACTGGGAGTTCGCCGAGGCGCTGCTCATCGAGGGCGGCGCCGAGCCGCCGGTCACCGAGCCGGTGGTGCGCGGCTGGCTGGCGGCGGTCCGGTTCGCCCCGCTCGCCGACCACTTCCGTGCCAGCCCCTGGCTCGACCTGCTGCTGCCCAGCGCCTTCGAGCTCGACGGCCTGTCCGGTGTGGAGGCCAGCTTTCCGTACGCGGTGGCGCAACTGACGGCCGAGGGCCGCCTGGACCGCGCGACCGTCCTGGCCGCCACCGCCGATCGTCTCACCCGCCCCGGGACGGCGTCGGCCCTGCGGCCGTTCGCCCGGCTGCACGACGCCCTGTCCCCGGCGCCCGCCGAGACGGCCCCGCACCTGCCGGTCTATGCCCGGCTGCTGCCGGAGGCCCCGTCCCCGGTCGCCGCGATGGCCCGGGGCGTGCTCCAGGCGCTCGACGACGACGGCCGACTGCCGCTGGAGACCCTGCTGGAGATCGGCGCGGCGACCCTGGTCCGGTCCGAGAAGACCCTGGTGCGGGAGCAGATCGACTGGCTGGACCGCGTGGCCCGGCGGGAGCCGGACCGGGCCGGGGAGATCCTGGAGACGGTCGCCGTCGCGCTCGCCCACCCCTCCCTCGACCTCCAGGAGCGGGCTCTCGGCGTGATCGCGGTCCACCTGGGTGCGGCCGGCCCGGAGACGGTGACCCGGCTGGCGGAGGCCGCCGGTGGCCTGACCGGGACCGTGCGGGCCATGGCCGGTGCACTGCTCGGGCCGGTGCCCGCGGAGCCTCCCGGGGTGGTGGCCACTCCCCCGGCCGGGCGACGGGCGGTCGCGATGCCGCCGCCCATCGGGAGCGCCGCCGAGCTGGCCGAGGAGCTGACCGCGCTGAGGCACGGCGGGAGCGCGGTCCGCTGGGAGCGGGTCATGGCCGGTCTCGTCACGCTGCACCACGCCGGCAAGCTGGCCGGGATGCCCGCCGAGGTGATCCGGATGCTCCCGACCGGGTTCGAGGTCCCCCCGTTCAACGTGCCGGCGGATGTGCTGACCTGGCGGCTCGCCGAGCTGTCGGCCCGGCTCACCGGCAGCC includes these proteins:
- a CDS encoding DUF3455 domain-containing protein — its product is MAQIPPARPRPPADQQPPATERAPVDQQPLSDPQPPAALQTPATHQTLDGPQPAATHQTLDGSQPAAARQAPAGAGRSSGEQPPERGRSAGRRVKVAAAFGALALVAVAVPAGVSFAGTDRAPAESKPPTTQAENFHGVDPRVPAELTPPAGNVLHSVLKARGVQIYECRGGTWTLLEPAASLTGVTMHPVKKLSALHFRGPSWQSDQDGSLLEGDGPNAKRAPSEHPNSIPQLLIPAKLNRGDGVFGKVTYVQRLDTVGGVAPAGPCTGSGATAVPYRAVYRFFAAKP
- a CDS encoding glycoside hydrolase family 6 protein codes for the protein MRPIPTRARAFTAAAAVGVVAASGAVAVATSASAAAGCRVDYSVNQWNTGFTGNVTVTNLGDPISGGWNLKWTWPGNQTITQAWSATVTQSGQAVTATNPSWATSLPTNGTANFGFNGTWSGTNTAPASFSLNGTVCNGSTGSPSTSPSTSTSPSTSTSPSTSVSPSTSTSPTTKVDNPYAGAKGYVNPEWKAKAESVSGGSRVSNNPTAVWIDRIAAINGTSGSSSNGAMGVRDHLDAALTQGAGYIQFVIYNLPGRDCAALASNGELGPTDLPRYKAEYIDPIAAIQGDAKYKSLRIINVVEIDSLPNLVTNTSGQAGGTAMCDTMKANGGYVQGIGYALQKLGGLGNTYNYVDAAHHGWIGWDSNFGPTADIMLQAAQASGNVKNVHGFITNTANYSALREPWVQPTTTVGGTSVRQSKWVDWNQYTDELTFAQAFRTKLVSIGFDSGIGMLIDTSRNGWGGSARPTAASTSTVVDTYVNESRIDRRIHAGNWCNQSGAGLGERPTAAPASGIDAYVWVKPPGESDGSSTLIENDEGKGFDRMCDPTYTGNARNGNSMTGSLSGAPISGAWFPAQFTQLMANAYPAL
- a CDS encoding RNA polymerase sigma factor — translated: MTIQRETLWQSGDSDEFEAVFDRCSRAVYNHAFRLTGSWSVAEDVTQAVFLTAWRRRAEIRLVDGSPLPWLLVTASHHARSEQRTLTRWRNRLFRAPADEILPDPADDVAGRLDDERRMREVLAAVRRLPRAEREAVALCLWSGVSYAEAAAVLGVTESTVRSRVSRARARLSRQLATDPDPPPPIVRPPSVGAAVPVRPNDPGPPGTTASLAAGRSPKVTAATAHLQEES
- a CDS encoding sensor domain-containing diguanylate cyclase, which gives rise to MTPDRQSLLLTELVGFMTKDTPSVQHVLDLTTPHLRDIAGLTAATVFELDSETGMMTVSARVGEPGRRDQMVAGKVFRTPAGGKPVVNGEQMAIRLRIGGQTVGVLLLTGTALDELQLDTIATMSLHFATTLQGLAAEKQRQFVAHSSATIRELFEHGMSADNVETAAELLARSCATAFRTEHAAMHLIDGEGRIRYVHGVGFPDEVHRALSTNLLGKRAAESPVWCNSAEKGEPMLVSDAGTAKVRSGGLTQTIGFRSFIAMPLLSAQGPVGMVMCGDSSGTRDWTAQDRILAEQLAVEGTLIMDSARMRQAAELHMNELTQQAFHDSLTGLPNRKQLLDRAETAVEIASSTGTRVGLLLLDLNGFKQVNDTVGHHAGDVLLQLVAKRLQGVVRRPDLVARLGGDEFSVLLTGDPDEKAAIAVGERICERLREPFDIEGEPVRIGASIGVALFPDHATEFEAMMREADAYMYQAKRGGGGVRLVGS